gattacagcaagcaaaccTGTTTCAtcgttcatttgggcacctggcAGTTGTTTTTATACAGATTTGAGTCTCTCTTCCTCACAAAACAAGTTTTCTCTGGCAAACTTTCAAACAACAATAACGGGCAGGCAGCAGACTAGACAATCATTGATTTTTATTCCAATTATGTGTACAGTAGATCACTATAGGAAGCTAACACAGTATATGCGGTAATCAGTCAGCAGTTTATGCTCACCCAAGGGCCAAAACCATACAAGAACCCCGAGCAACACCTCTCTGGTGGGTACCATACAGCATTATTGCTAGAGACCACATAACATGTCAAACAAGATGCTTTATGGTGCCACATACAGTCCACTGAAATGTTTCTCGAAGATGGAAAATGAACTTATGTGACCTCAACCAGGACTGACCACAAGGACGAGATCTGGACGAGTAAAAATGAGAGAGATAATGTTGCTGTTGAcgtttgttattatttttaactTTGGGTTATTATATAGGCGTTTAGAAAGATGGAAGACGTTCTCTGTGGGTAAATGATCTACTTTCTTGCTATGTTTGAGTGATGTGAGATATACTGCGGTATGCTctgaaatgtatataaaaagaTTTACTCCCTTTAGctgaaatatgaatgaaaagaCATCAGTCAGTAAGGCATCACACCGTTCTTCTTCATGTTAATTTTAGTGGTGGGCCTCTTTGGCTCATTAGCGCTTAATTCCCTCAAAGCAGACAAACACGCCGCCAGTCTCTGAGTCATTCATACTGTAGCAGAGATGCATACAGCAACCAGTATTTTGATTGTTTGTACAAGATTATACCAAAGTATAGATCTAAAATATGACATAATGTTACAATGTGGTATGCAGGTTGTTAAATGGTTGGTGCTAGATTGGATCAGTTGGAGAGACGATCCAATCTAACATTTATCTTGTTAAATGGACGATGAAAGGTGGATGGAGAGTTTAATCTACCTGCCGTTTCAGTTGGATGAAGTCATGAAGTCTAACAGTCTAAATTCAGGATTCCTGTTGGAGAGTaaaactgttttcagcaaaGACAGCTTTGTACTTTTATCCCCTACTGTCCTATAAAACTTGAGGAAGAATAGTGCACACAGTCATGCTAATAATGGCTTACCAGCTGAGAGGTGAATGAAAACCCTCCTCACATTTTGCATTTCGCTAAAAAAAGACGTCCGGTTTGGATCGTTTTCATCCGGACAGTCTCATGTGGCACAACAATATGCCCATACGCTTAACACAGCGACACATGCAGCATATCATCAATCCCTCCATGCTTGAATATGCCTCCTATAAACTGTAACACAACAATTAATCGTGTAAAGATTCAGTGACAATCAACAGAAccttgaaaatgaaacaatccatcataaaaatattaagCAAAACATACAGAGCTcaacaattacaaaatacaaagttaaacaatcataaaatctattttttaacACCTCAAGTGTCCTTAAACCAGCTGTCATGACCTACtagtaatatataaatatagtaaTATATTGCTTTATTGGAGATATACTGCTAAAACATAACGCTAAACTTCTAACTAGTAGCTGTTGAAGGCGAGAGAGAAGCCTCACAGCGACTAATCAcaattaaattcagttttacaGGAAGGCTCGTTTCAAAGACGACGACTGCAGTTAACGATGCTCAGATAAGTCAAGTGTAGACAGACTCTGACACAACTTTGAATCAAAAATTACTGAGGTGCgacattacattacagtaaactTGTATATGCAAATCCCAAGTATTCTTACAAAAGTGTCTCTGAAACAAAAGGAGGAAGTTTCCACACTTTATACTGAGTCCTTCTTTGTGTAGATGTTGCATTTCTTAAATCCACCTCTCTTATTCTTCTATTATAAGGCAGTAAATACAGTGTATTGTACTGAATGGACAACAATGAATTCATAGTCTGCATTGATACATgtaaactataaaataaaataaaaaacaattacagaGATTCAAATATAGTCGATTAAAGTGTTAATTTGATCTTTCTTTTCACTTCAAATCATTTCAATAGGCTTTACTGGCATGACGTGTTGCCAAAGCACAATTACGAAATATGAAAGACAATGTtacagaaagaaataaacaaaaataaattgaaaaacaaTATTAGTTAATAGattatataatgaaataaataaatgaaataaagtaataatatatatattggtAATATAAGTGATCAAGTTAGTATTGGTACAATATCAATGTGATTTTAACAATGcgagacaaacaaaaacaatgcaatTAATTAATctactgataataaaataaatgttaaaataaagaaatgttaatAGTAGGTTTAATACAAGACAGCCATTTGTctataaataacattaaaaaaaaggagatggTGGCGTTAAGTAGAATATGGTAAATACAAGTATAAttataaatgtctgtttatATGTCTGTGTCCCACTGGTTGTCTCTTTTGttgagacaggaagtgacatatTTAGCAGCAACACTGCACATTCTTTCTTTTCCCCCAGAATGAACGAGGGCTCATTTCTCCCTTTCTGTCAGACTTCGGGGAATTCGGGGCAgcttttttcaaaattttgGAAAGAATTCCTCTGTAATATTTCTGTAGTTTTGACATTCTGTTAGAAAGTGTGATTGTGTCTCTACAGCTCCCTCCATCCATCACAATGACAGCACAGCCCGTCATCTCTGGGCAGCCAGAGAGAGTCAGTCTGTACACTGTCAATGATTCTCTCAGGTTCTTATAAGTTACTGTTGTTAGTAAACTGTCTGTTTAGGGCCAAATATGTTTCTAGTTTGTGTTGTGAGCATGTGATATCATTCCAATAAGGATGCTATTTGCTCATTATTCCGCTAGGGGCCAccatgtgcatttgttttgataACACGggacagaggacacacacacacacacacacacacacagcacacaataCACGGTCATTGTCTCTGTACTGTGCACATTTTGACACATCTACTTGGGGAATTCTTGTaaaatggaaaaggaaaacattacAAACAGACCATCTCTTAAAAAAAGCCCTGACTAAACCTACAGTCATATTCTTGTTCGCCCATTGTTTCCTGAGGTGAAAAGAAACCCCGACACAACAACTTCAAGCACCTATAAGTTGAAGTAGtagttttctgtctgtgtatgtgtgtgcgtgtgtgtgtgtgtgtgtgtgtgtgtgtttaacacaCAAACCACACCTAAAGGAAACACATGGTCCAACGAGTCAGAACTGATTATCACCTGAATGTGGTTTGTTTATACAAAGCAGTCAGTACAGAGGAATAGCAgcgctcgtgtgtgtgtgtgtctatgagttaaacatacagtttatatactgtagttcAGCCAAAGAGGCAGCGTGTGTATGTGGCCAACACTGCTGCCGTCTTTCACCTGACACAGGCTTTGATACGAGAACAAACATTGCAAATAGAGcgaaaaaacagatgaaaaaccGGTTTTCATAGTTGAAGAAAAAGTTATTTCTATTAACGACTGATATGTTTATCCCATATTTAGTTGCAAAACAATTATAAGATAATTACAAAACTGTATGTTATGTAAGCGCTAATGAGATGTGGTGACATTGTGCATTCTGAGAGTGATCCTGAAAAGTTTTAATAATGTTCTCTGGTGATATGCgttgatatttttcatgttctgtgtgtgtgtatttcgtctgatatatatatatgataatgTGCGTTCTCATTTGTTgatgatgtttaaaatgtattattttgtatttttacagctGTGGTCTTAAATAAGGAATATACTGGTTGGTAATGACAGCAGAATAATTTGACCTTGGAGTATATCgtatatattttattaccaAAGAAATAAAGTCAGGCTTTGTTTTGTGATAAATTTTTGTTAGCAGTTGAAGTTTAGCCTAGCTTAAGTTAAATGAAGTGTAATTATCGTTGTCTACAGTTAATACCTTGTACACTAACTTAACTGATTTTCAACCACTGACCAGATTGGTATTGAAGTAGTTTTTCTCCTCGAAAAGTGTTTCCAATAGTAAGTATAAATAGTACTTTTTGTCATCTGTTTGGCATTAAGGGCTAAGGATAAAGGGTGTTACTGCTAAGGTTGGGTTCTAGTTAAAGTAAagggaaacacagggaaacaGACTTTAACACAATGCTGGAATTATGTTTGAAGTGTCCTGATAAATGAATTTAACGGACACCTCCAAGCCAGTATTTTCTGTGGTTAAGGTATAAAATGTATTACAAATACAATGGATCTAACAGAGTAGTATGCAGCTTGGTCAtggattttaaaattctgtcaAAGAAAAAGGTAAAATATAGTTTTTCAAAATGAGGTGAACATGCTTccttcaaatatatttttttaacatgaagGACTGACACAGTCGTGGCCACCCCCACCTCAGATATTTTCAGCTGTGACGCAGTCAGTGGCCACACAAACATTTAGCCACATGCGGTGGTTTGTGGGTCACCTTGAAAGGTCACAGTTGGCGGGGCCACCATCAAACTCACCATCACCATAAATCAAAAAGGGATTGCTTTCAAATAAGGCCCCACAGTATATAGAGCATGTGACACCAGTGTAAACAGATAATTCTAATTTCATTTAAGACTGACTTAAAGTGACACTTACTGAGTTTTGCTTCTTTAAGGTTATATCAAATACCATATTAAAAAAGTGTCTATGCTAAGTGTAATATAATTCAATAGCTAAAACCAGTCCCAGTATCAATTCAGTCAAGGTGCAGAACAACAGTTAACAGTATTAACAGTCTGACAGAAGATAATTATACAGTGATCAAACTGTAGTTTAAAGCACAGGTCACAGTAGTTGCTAATCTGCCTTGGTCTCGGCAGCAGGGGGTGCTGCAGCTGAAGACACCAGTCTGGCAGCTTCCTCCTGGGGCTCCACTGGCCTTTCCTCAGctccttcctcctcatcctccttttCCAGGCCCATTGGAGGCGGTCTTTGTGCCAGAGTGTGCCTGGAGCGGGCTCTGTGCCTCCGGGGGTGGAGGAAGAGTGCGGGGTCCGGCATGGCTGTGGGCTCCGCAGGACCCATCACTTTCTCTATCGGCACACATTCCCGGGCACGGTCCACTCTCGAGGATGCCCTAGCGCTCTTACGTTTGGGTTTAACCACCGGAGAGGAAGGGGAGGCTCCTGGTGGCATCTGTGGAGAGACTGAGTTCTGCTCGCCGCTGTACTGGGTGCCCTGACTGTTGGCTCTGGCGAGGAGTCCCTGCCTCTGCTGCATCCGCTGGTGGTGCAGTTTCTGCCTGGCGGCATGCAGCTGGAAGGAGAGGTATGCTGCTGcctctgtttgtttctgcagcTCCGTGTTCAGGATGGTGGAGCAGTGGCTGCGGCGTTTGAGCTCCTCCAGGAAGTGGCGCTCCTTTTCCTTGAGATTGCCTCTGAGGGCTCCCACCAAGGCCCCCTTGTGACTCAGCTCCTTACGAAGCTCTCCTAAGGTGCACTCCTGCTCAGCCAGACGGTCTTCCACATCCTGACAGCGGGCCTCCAGgagctcctcttcctcctgtaaCTCTGACACAGAGACATACCAAAAAAGTGTTGAACATAAACATAAGAATTTTATAAGATGAAGTGTTATGTGTATGTAACTGTTTGACATTCAAGTAAAATAATCTCATAGataacaatagaaataaaatagcataaaacattttgtctgtgaaggtcataatatttaattattctGTTCACTGTCTCGGAGAACGATTCAACTAAACTCTAGTTTAGAACtacaactaactattatttttaatataaatgaatatgtcagtcattttttgatttatcaattaatcagtctataaattagtctttttttgtctataaaaacagtgaaaaatgaccaTCAGAATTTCCCAAAaccaaatgtgatgatttaaaaTCACTGCATTTGTCTGGGCaaaagtccaaaatccaaagatactcaatttacaattatgttacacagaaaaagcagcaaCTCCTCATATTAGAGAAATTGAAACCGGCAGGTCTTTGGCATGTTTGCTTGATGAATGACTTCAATGGTTAAATCAATCATCAGTATTTAAGTACGTTGGGTGGGTGGAGTGGAGCGAGGGATATTAAATTAGTCAGTTAAAAATCTATGAGTTAAACTCTCCTTTACTATTCAGACAGCACAGTTATGCTGCACCACAGCCATCTGTATGACGTACTGTACACAAAGATAGTCCTTGCAATTTTATACATTCTCACATTGAAATAGTCATATCATATAAACAAGTGCTGATTTAGGCATCATTCTCAAAAGATCAAACAGACAATTACTTGAAGCATCCACTCCACATGAACTTCAACGTCTGAGCCAAGGTCGGTCTGAACGCAGTATACTGcttattgttctgttttgtttgttttttgcttctgTAGACAACATTTGTGCTCTTTTATTCCTGTAAAACTCCCCAGAGTGGAGAGATGCACAGATGTAAAGCCCTGAGTAAGTGCAGCGGCCCCCCCGGGCTGACTGAGCTGAAGCTTGCAAGAGGAGAAGGAGATTACATTCACACAGGCCGGTGCTGATGCCTCAGGGACCCGAAATAGGTCAGGTTTGCTGGGTATGAGAATCTAAAAGGTGGTGGGAGGTTTGGTGAGCATGAGTGAAACTATAAAGCCTGAAATCCATATTAGGCTTAAATGTAATAGGGAGcttcacacatttacaaaagCTTTGGGTATGAGGCTTTCAAATctcctttttccacttttcactttctctcaccaacatttttcacattgtTTTTCTAAATTTAATGACTTTGCTTTCATCAAACTTCTCTCTATCAGTGATCTTCCTTTTCTATCATCCCATTTCTCTCCTGTatgtcctctctctttctctttttgcttTCCAGGAATGGATCCCGGACAACCGATCACTCTCAGGTTTTCTGTCGCCCCTCGCCACACCCAAGTTGAGCTCATACGCTAACTATAGACAATCTAATATGATCTTCATATCCTTCCAaacccctctcccctcctccacgTCTGCAAGCGACCGCATCCTTTTCCCTTAGTAGCTCTCCTTTCtacctttcctcctcctcttcttgctACCTCTCATTtacctctctccttcctctttcttttcctgaCTCTACATCTCTCTTGTTCTCAGCAAAGTCTGTAAACGAACACCCCCGCTGGGACTTCGAGGAAAAAcgagagcaggaaaaaaagaggatagATCAATTTGTCAGGGTGGGAGGAGAACAGTGGGCCGTGCTGTATTGATGGATCAGGGGATAACCTGTCCTGGAAAAGGAGATGGGGGTCTAATGGCTGAGTAATGCAGCCACACTCCCTCTACTCGcacacacaccttttttttttactcctcttTACTTTGCTCTTTCTCTAATTC
This is a stretch of genomic DNA from Thunnus albacares chromosome 6, fThuAlb1.1, whole genome shotgun sequence. It encodes these proteins:
- the ccdc92ba gene encoding coiled-coil domain-containing protein 92 isoform X1 — encoded protein: MVLKSHPSNHDVAMADESSLSRQVESVERSMVFLRQEHLTLLHGLHLEILSLQKRCSELTSELKVKPPGRSQIELQEEEELLEARCQDVEDRLAEQECTLGELRKELSHKGALVGALRGNLKEKERHFLEELKRRSHCSTILNTELQKQTEAAAYLSFQLHAARQKLHHQRMQQRQGLLARANSQGTQYSGEQNSVSPQMPPGASPSSPVVKPKRKSARASSRVDRARECVPIEKVMGPAEPTAMPDPALFLHPRRHRARSRHTLAQRPPPMGLEKEDEEEGAEERPVEPQEEAARLVSSAAAPPAAETKAD
- the ccdc92ba gene encoding coiled-coil domain-containing protein 92 isoform X2, producing MADESSLSRQVESVERSMVFLRQEHLTLLHGLHLEILSLQKRCSELTSELKVKPPGRSQIELQEEEELLEARCQDVEDRLAEQECTLGELRKELSHKGALVGALRGNLKEKERHFLEELKRRSHCSTILNTELQKQTEAAAYLSFQLHAARQKLHHQRMQQRQGLLARANSQGTQYSGEQNSVSPQMPPGASPSSPVVKPKRKSARASSRVDRARECVPIEKVMGPAEPTAMPDPALFLHPRRHRARSRHTLAQRPPPMGLEKEDEEEGAEERPVEPQEEAARLVSSAAAPPAAETKAD